Below is a genomic region from Longimicrobium sp..
AGGCGTCGGGGCGCGTGTACAGCTTCCTGGGGCCATATTGGTCGCTGCTCGCCGGCACGGTGGCGGGCGTGGTGGTGGGCGGCATCACGGCGTTCTTCACCGGCCCGCGCGCCTCGCGGCTGATCGCCCACGCGTCGAGCATGGGACCGGGGGCCAACGTGCTGGCGGGCATCTCCGCCGGGCTGCAGTCGTCCGTACCCGTGCTGCTGACCATCTGCGCGGCCATCGGGGTGTCGTACGCGCTCTCCGGGCTGTACGGGATCGCGGTCGCCGCCATCGGCATGCTGGCGACGGTGGGCATCACCATGACGGTGCACACCTTTTCGCCCATCGCCGACAACGCGGGCGGCATCGTGCAGCTGGGGCACCTGGGTCCCGACGCGCGCCGGGTGACGAACGCGCTGCACACCGCGGGCAAGCAGCAGAGCGCCATCATCAACTCGTTCGCCATCTCCTCGGCGGCGCTGACCTCCATCGCGCTCTACGCGGCGTACGCGTCGTGGGTGGGGCTGGAGGGGATCAACCTGATCGATCCCATCGTGGTAATCGGGTTTCTCGTCGGCGGCGCGGTTCCCTCCGCGGTCGCCGCGTTGACGATCACCTCCGTCTCTACCGCGGCCCGCGCCATGATCGCCGAGGTGCGTCGGCAGTTCACCGACACGCCGGCCATCATGGAGGGCACCGTGCCTCCCGACAGCGTGACGTGCGTGGACCTGGCCACGCGGATGGCGCTGCGCGGGATGGTGGCTCCGGGCGTGGTGGCCGTCGCGGCGCCGGTGCTGATGGGCTCGCTGCTGGGGGTGGAGGCGCTGGGCGGGATGCTGGCGGGGGCGACGCTGACGGGCGTGCTGCTGGCGCTGTTCATGTCGAACGCGGGAAGCGCGTGGGACAACGCGCGCCAGATGATCCACACGGCGCCGGGCGGGCGCGGCAGCCGGGAGCACCAGGCCGCAGTGGTGGGCGACGGCATCGGCGACGCCTTCAAGGACACGGCGGGCCCGTCGATGAACATCCTGATCAAGCTGATGAGCCTGATCTCGCTCGCCATCGTCCCCTGGCTCCTGAGCCTGCCCATCAACGAGGGCAAGGGCGGTCCCGAGCCGGTGGAGGAGGCGGTGGCGTTCGTCACCCGGATCGCGGCGGCCCTGCTCGGCTGAGTTCATCCCGATCGGATACAGCGCCCCCGGACGAGCTTCGCCCGGGGGCTTTATGTGTCCCGAAAAACCCGTCGCACTCGTG
It encodes:
- a CDS encoding sodium-translocating pyrophosphatase, with the protein product MNPTILTDWLWVLGLLGLGFTWVIWDQLRKLPPGNEVMRGLAAQIQAGALAFARRIGVVMAAFVGAAALLLFLAMGYRSAGAFVGGAVCAMAAAMGGLFAAVRANVRTAESARYPGQSAALRTAFSGGAIAGLAVASLCMLGAGLMFLLGIRLPGVFEEVRFREYGEIVPAFAMGAGSIALFARMGGGIFKTSADIGADLVGKVEADIPEDDPRNPATIADLVGDCAGGTAGMASDLFESTVAAVIAAIAVGMTERTLTGYENRIAAVSLPLFAIGVGLLVSVGAVYLQRLLDRGNPAETLRNVQLAAAALFLLAMFPIVYLLPFDLADEASGRVYSFLGPYWSLLAGTVAGVVVGGITAFFTGPRASRLIAHASSMGPGANVLAGISAGLQSSVPVLLTICAAIGVSYALSGLYGIAVAAIGMLATVGITMTVHTFSPIADNAGGIVQLGHLGPDARRVTNALHTAGKQQSAIINSFAISSAALTSIALYAAYASWVGLEGINLIDPIVVIGFLVGGAVPSAVAALTITSVSTAARAMIAEVRRQFTDTPAIMEGTVPPDSVTCVDLATRMALRGMVAPGVVAVAAPVLMGSLLGVEALGGMLAGATLTGVLLALFMSNAGSAWDNARQMIHTAPGGRGSREHQAAVVGDGIGDAFKDTAGPSMNILIKLMSLISLAIVPWLLSLPINEGKGGPEPVEEAVAFVTRIAAALLG